In Fimbriimonadaceae bacterium, the genomic window GGGCCCGCGCTTGTCCAGAGGCAATCTCCCATCGGCTCCGACGACTCGCCACCAAGGCGCATCGAGCGAGGCGGAGCGGATCATCCGTCCCACGAGCAGCCCGCTGAGCGGGCGTTCCAGCATGCGTCCGATCTCGCCGTAGTTTGCCACCCTGCCCGGCGGAATCCGGCGGATTGCCGATTCCAGTTCTTCGAGGCGATTGCGGAAGGCCACGGCGGTACACTACCTCCTTGTGCGCATAGCCCAATGGGTGAGCGGACTTTCCACTCTCCCCGCGCTCGAATCGGTATTTTCCGCTCAACCGGCTCCAATTCTGTGGCAGAGGACTGCCCACGAAGCAATGCCGGTGCTTGTTGCTGCCCGCTACGTTCGCGAGAAGGCGAAGTGCCTGGTCGTTACCCCCAATCACGACCGTGCGCTGGCGTGGCAGGCGAAGTTAGGCATTTGCGGCATTCCCGATAACGAGGTTCGTTTTCTTCCGAGTGGAATCTCCTCTTTATTCGAAGATTCACCGCCCGAAAATCTCGCCCTTAGCGATCGCATTGGCGCGCTTCGCTTCCTGGCCGAGGAATCTCCCGGAATAGTTCTTGCGACCGCTCCGAGTGCGCTTGAAAGGACGTTGCCTGCGGACGTTCTCGCCGAGTCGTTCGTTGAGATCCATCCGAATCAGTCGATAGATCTTCGCCAGCTAAACCGATCGATGCGCGCACTGGGCTATGAGCGAACTGAACCCGTTCGCGTGCCCGGACAGTTCAGCTTGCGAGGTGGCATTCTCGATATCTTCCCGATCGGTCGTGAGCTGCCGGTTCGCATCGAGCTGTTCGACGACCTCGTGGAGAGCATGAGGGAGTTCGACCCGCTTTCGCAGCGGTCGATCGGGAACGCCTTGTCCATTCGACTTTCTCCAACCCGTGAAACGCTCCTACCGGAAGACCTCAGTCACCAGATTGATTTGGTGGAGCGCGCGCTGCATGTCGAGGCCGCCGACCTCGCCGAGGTTGCCTCGTCGCACCTTCGGGATCTCATCCAGTCGGACCTGGAATCGCTGGCCGCCCGAAATTTCTTCGATCGCCTCGACCTGTACCGGCCCCTGATCTATCCCGAATCGGGATGTGCCATCGATCTTCTGCCCGATACCGGCTGGTTGATTCTCGATGAGCCGACCGAGCTCGACACGGTGGCTGCCCGTGCCGAAGAAGAGCTTGGTTCCGCCTTGGAATCTCGGGCTCGGCGGGGCGAAATTCTCCACAGCACCGCGTTTGACTTCATGCTTCCCCCTGAGCGTTTCGGTCAAACCCAGCAAACCATCCTCATGTCGGCGGTGGACGGCATGCCCAGTTGGAGCAGCCCCGAGACGAAGGTTGCGCTCGAAGCGGAATCCCTACAAGGCTATCGCGGTCGGTCAGAGGCTCTGACCCAGTCGCTAAGGAACTGGCTGGAAGCCAATTTGCAGGTGATCGTTGCCACCGACCAACCTTCACGAGCTAAGGCGGTCCTCTCGCAAGTCGAGCTCTTCCCTGCCGACACGCTCGACGACGGCAACAAGTTCGTTCAGGTGCTTGGCAATCTCGCCGGTGGATTTGTGGCGCCGGAACTCGGCTTCGCCTTGATCACGGACCACGAGCTCTTCGGTGTGGGCCGCTTGAAGCTGCCCCAAAAGCGCTTCAGCGAAGGTGCTCCGATCGCCACGGTTCTGGACCTAAAGGATGGCGACTATATCGTTCACATCAACTTCGGGATCGGTCGTTTCCGAGGACTCGTGACCCGAGAGATCGAGGGAGTCCAGAAAGAGTTTCTCGCGATCGAATACGCTCCGCCCGACAAGCTCTTTGTCCCTGCCGACCAGCTGGACCGGGTGCAGAAGTACCTGAACCCGGCGGAGGTCCCACCCAAGCTCAACCGGCTAACGGGTGGTGATTGGCGGAAATCGGTGGGAAAAGCGCGCGAGGAGGCCCGTGAGTTTGCCCGGGAGCTCATCCGCCTCTACGCAAAGCGCATGCAAGTCACCCGGGCGCCCTATGGGCCAGACACGCCATGGCAGGCAGAAATGGAATCCACCTTCCCATGGGTCGAGACTCCTGCCCAGCTTCGCGCCATCAACGAGGCCAAAGCCGATCTCAAACTGGCTTTCCCGATGGATCGCTTGGTTTGTGGCGACGTTGGATTTGGCAAAACCGAGGTTGCGATCCGAGCTGCATTCAAGGTGGCTCAGTCCGGGCGGCAAGTCGCCATGCTGTGCCCAACGACCATCTTGTCCGAACAGCACTTCCGCAGCTTCACCGAACGGCTGGCGCCCTTCCCAACGCGGCTGGAGCTGCTGAACCGATTCCGCACCACTGCCGAGCGGACTGACATCCTGCGGCGACTGGAAGCCGGCGAGATCGACATTATCATCGGTACCCATGCCCTCCTCAGCCAGACCGTTAAGTTTCATGAGCTGGGACTCGTGATCATCGATGAAGAGCAGCGGTTCGGGGTCAAGCAAAAGGAGGCGCTGAAGCACCTCCGAACGAGCGTCGACATCCTTAGCATGTCGGCCACGCCGATACCTCGCACGCTGAGCATGGCGCTGATGGATATCCGGCAGCTCTCACTCATCAACGATCCTCCGCCAGGACGCCTGCCGGTTCGGACGTTCGTCCGGCCATTCGCCAAAGAGGTGGTGCGCGAGGCGATCCTGAGGGAGCTTGCGCGGGGAGGCCAGGTTTATTACGTCTACAACCGCGTCGAAGGGATCTTCCACATCGCCGAGGCGCTGAGGAAGCTCGTCCCGCAAGCTCGCATCGGTGTCGGCCACGGCCAAATGTCGGAGAAAGATCTTGAGCCGGTCATGATCGCGTTCATCAAGGGCGAGATCGATATCCTTCTGAGCACGACAATCGTCGAGAACGGCCTTGATATTCCCAACGCGAACACCTTGATCGTGGAGAACGCGGAGCGGATGGGCCTTTCGCAGCTGTATCAGCTTCGCGGACGAGTCGGGCGATCCGACCGCCAGGCATACGCTTACCTGCTGTACCAGCATGGGCGCGAACTCAACGACACGGCACTGCAAAGACTGCAAGCCCTGGCCGAGTTTTCGACACTGGGATCTGGCTACTCGCTGGCCTTCCGCGACTTGCAGATTCGCGGCGCCGGGGAGTTGCTCGGAAGCAAGCAGCACGGTGCGATGGCCAATGTCGGGTACGAGCTCTTCACGCAGCTCATCCAACAGGAGGTCCAATTCCTTAAGGCGCATGCGGATGGCGCACCGGATGCTGCCGGCGATGCCAAGGATCCCCTCGCCGGACTTGCCCCACTGCCGGCTTTCGACCTACCGATCAGCGCGTTCATCCCAGACACCTACATTCGCGAGCAAGCGCAGCGGCTGTACTACTACAAGGCGCTCATGTCAGCGAGGATGGCCGATGAACTGGGTGAGGTTCGGGCCGAGCTGGTGGACCGATATGGCCGGCTGCCCCAGGAAGCTGAGCGAGCCTTTGCGGTGATGCACCTTCGAATCCGCGGACGGGACGTCGGAATCGAGAAGCTCGACGGAACCGGCGGACGCCTAGCCGTGACGTTTCGTGAAAACGCGGGTCTTCCCCCGCGTGTGATCTCCCTGCTTGCCAGATCGAACCAAAAGGCGTTTCTCAACCGCGATACGTACGTCTGGCCCTATGCCGGAAGCGCCCTCGACGCAACCGAAGCGATGATCGAAGCAATCGAGGCGGCCTTCCATGACATGGAAGAACAGCGGGCGCTTGCCGCAAGCTTGCAGGAGTGAGCGACGGATAGGAGCCCTCGACTTCGCAATGGGGGGACTAAACTGGACACATGGAACTGTCGCGCACCCTGGACCTGTGGTCTGGCCATCAGAAGGTTGTTGGCAACGTGGAGATGGCGATCTCTCCAACTGAATGCAAACTCACCCTCAACCACAAGAACCACGCCGCGCCGGTGATCGGCAGGTTCGGGCTGGATGGCATTCGCGCGCAAGCTGAGCTGTGGCGGGAACCGCTGGAAATGGCGCTGGACATTCTGGATCGCGGGCTGGAGTTTCGCGTCGTGGATTGGTCCTGCATGGCGATGCGAGGAACACGCGACTTCGAATTGGGAGTGTCCCTTCGCACCTTCGGTAAAGACGCGGATTGGCGCCAAGTCCGGATCGGAACCAGTATGGGAGACGTCGGGGTCTTTTCGATCGAAGGTCTCGCCAAGACCGACGAGCTGCGGTCGTTCGCCGAGGGCTGCCTTGCGCTCCTCCCCGTGCCCAAGGAAACACCCGAGTAAGCACCGATTTCGCAGCTCGTGTCCTCGAACTTTTGGACGCTTGAATCGCGCCTAGCTAACGTACACTGAATGTACGTTCGGCCCTAGGGCTGATGTTTTTGAAAGACGGAGGACAATTCATGATTACTTGGATGGCATGGGCCGCCCTGGCCACGGGCGCCGACCTGCATGCGCTCCCGGACTTTCGCCGCGTTGACGAGCTTATCGTCGGCCGCGAATCCCGAGCTCGCATCGAGGGTCGCGCAAACTGCTACGACTTCTCTTCCCAATACAACGTTGCTCTGGCCGAGGGCCGAAACGGGGATTTTGCGTTGGCATGGGAGAGCCGACGCCAAAACAAGGGCCTTTCGGGCGTCTATTGGCGGTCGTTTGACCGAAACGGAGAGCCGCTAAGCGCCGAACAGCGCACGACGCAAACGACCGATTTTCCGCAGGAGACCCCTTCGATCGCGTATTCCGGCAAGGACTTTAGAGTCTCTTATTCAGCCCGAAACCGCGACCAGGAGCCGCAAACCGTACATCTGCATGACGCACGGCCAGACGGCCCCGTAAAGGGCCACAAGTCCAACCCGTTGGTTGTCTCCAACGGTGACGGCCGGTCAGCGATGGTCTGGCTCGGCGAGGTCGGCCACTTACAGACCCGGGTGTTCGCCCGTCTCGTGGATAAGGAGGGCAAGTTCGTCAAGGCGCCTTTTATGGTCCAGGCTAAAGGCGAAATCGCAAGCCAGCCGACGGTCGATGCAACCGAGAACGGATTTGTCGTCGCATGGCAGACGTACGATGCCAAAAGGAAGCCTGCAGGACTTTATGCGCGGCACTTCGACTGGAACGGCAAACCACTGACACCCGCGACCAAGGTTGCCGGAGCCGATGCGATCGAACCATCCATCGACGCCAATGGTGACCGGCTTGCGATTGGCTGGGTTCGTTCATTGCCTAACGGCAAGTTCGAGGCTCAGGCCGCTCGCTATGACCTCAGTCTACGTCGACAGGGGACCGCGATCCGCGTTGCGGGTCAGCCGGGCGACCAGAATGCAACCGCCGTCGCACTCGATAAGAATGGCTCCCTGGCCGTTGTTTGGAATCATCGCACAGTGCTCGACACGGATCTGTTCGCTCAGGTGTTCGATGCTCAGAATCGCCCCGAAGGTCGTGCCTTTCGAGTTACTCGCGAATCAAAGGGCATGCAAGCAATGTCCGATTCGAGCGGCACAAAGCGCATTGCCATCGACAACGGCTGGCTGCTCGTGGCGTGGAACGGTAACGCCAACTTAGGCGATCCGACGTCCGCAAACTTTACTCGCATCGCACTCGACGACACGGTCACACTCGATCAATCCGTGGTGGCGGAGATCAATCGCGCAACGGACAGACTTCCGAAGCCGGCTGCATTCAAGGGCATTCCCCAGCTTGTGGTCGACATGGCCGTCACAACTAACACCGCTGACCCGCACGATCCTCCGATCAGCGATTACAAGAACGTTAAGCACCCATGGGATGTCGAGGTTCCGATGGCGAACGGCGGATTCAACGCTTACAGCCAAACGAGCTTCACTCCGCCCGATATCAATCTTTCCGTTGGTCCTGAGTGGATCGTGGTAACGGTGAACGACGGGATCGGCTTCTATAAGAAGGACGGCACCCAGACCTACACCAACAACATGCGGCAAACCAACGGCTTTTGGGGCCAGCTTGCCGCATCCGACAACTTCATCTACGACCCGGAAACGTTCTACGATCGTATTTCCGGCCGCTTCTTCGTTATGGCGACACAAGGCGCCGGCACTAGCTCGAACTCGGCCGCTCTTGTTGGCGTGTCCGACGACGGCAATCCCAACGGAACGTGGTACCTCTACCGGTTCCTGACTACTGGACTGGCCGGCAACTTCTTCGACTCACCAAACTTTGGCGTCGACCACAACGTTCTGTATGTGACGGGCGACGGCTTTGGCCTCGGGTCCAACTATCCGGTGTATTGCATAGAGAAGGCACCGCTTCTTTCGGGCCAAAACCCATCGATTATCAAGTCGACCACGTTGACAACTTCCACGCAAAGCGCCGGCATTCCGCAGGTCCAAGACAGCGCGAACAGCCGGTTCTACATGATCGAGCATAAGGAGGCCGGTACCAACACCAGTGTCGATGTCATCGCATTGAAGGATCCGCTTGTGAATCCGACGTTCCAGCGGTTTACGCTGACGGTTCCGAGCTACGGGCCGCCTGGAGACATGCCACAGCAAGGATCCAGTTCTCGTGTCGAGAGCTTCGACGCACGGCTGTGGAGCACGAAGTGGCGCAATAACCATCTTTGGGCTACCCACCACGTCAACTCTTCACGCACGGTGGGCCGCTGGTATCAGATCGACCTCAATGGCTGGCCGACTTCGGGCAATAACCCGATTCTCGTTCAGTCCGGCAATGCAGATCCGGGTGGCTCGATCTGGATCACTTTCCCTGCGATCGCGGTGGACGACGCCAACAACATGGCGGTTGCCTATGCTCGAGGCGCCACTACCGAGTTCTACTCGGGCGGCCACGCCTTCCGGCGGTCAA contains:
- the mfd gene encoding Transcription-repair-coupling factor — its product is MPVLVAARYVREKAKCLVVTPNHDRALAWQAKLGICGIPDNEVRFLPSGISSLFEDSPPENLALSDRIGALRFLAEESPGIVLATAPSALERTLPADVLAESFVEIHPNQSIDLRQLNRSMRALGYERTEPVRVPGQFSLRGGILDIFPIGRELPVRIELFDDLVESMREFDPLSQRSIGNALSIRLSPTRETLLPEDLSHQIDLVERALHVEAADLAEVASSHLRDLIQSDLESLAARNFFDRLDLYRPLIYPESGCAIDLLPDTGWLILDEPTELDTVAARAEEELGSALESRARRGEILHSTAFDFMLPPERFGQTQQTILMSAVDGMPSWSSPETKVALEAESLQGYRGRSEALTQSLRNWLEANLQVIVATDQPSRAKAVLSQVELFPADTLDDGNKFVQVLGNLAGGFVAPELGFALITDHELFGVGRLKLPQKRFSEGAPIATVLDLKDGDYIVHINFGIGRFRGLVTREIEGVQKEFLAIEYAPPDKLFVPADQLDRVQKYLNPAEVPPKLNRLTGGDWRKSVGKAREEAREFARELIRLYAKRMQVTRAPYGPDTPWQAEMESTFPWVETPAQLRAINEAKADLKLAFPMDRLVCGDVGFGKTEVAIRAAFKVAQSGRQVAMLCPTTILSEQHFRSFTERLAPFPTRLELLNRFRTTAERTDILRRLEAGEIDIIIGTHALLSQTVKFHELGLVIIDEEQRFGVKQKEALKHLRTSVDILSMSATPIPRTLSMALMDIRQLSLINDPPPGRLPVRTFVRPFAKEVVREAILRELARGGQVYYVYNRVEGIFHIAEALRKLVPQARIGVGHGQMSEKDLEPVMIAFIKGEIDILLSTTIVENGLDIPNANTLIVENAERMGLSQLYQLRGRVGRSDRQAYAYLLYQHGRELNDTALQRLQALAEFSTLGSGYSLAFRDLQIRGAGELLGSKQHGAMANVGYELFTQLIQQEVQFLKAHADGAPDAAGDAKDPLAGLAPLPAFDLPISAFIPDTYIREQAQRLYYYKALMSARMADELGEVRAELVDRYGRLPQEAERAFAVMHLRIRGRDVGIEKLDGTGGRLAVTFRENAGLPPRVISLLARSNQKAFLNRDTYVWPYAGSALDATEAMIEAIEAAFHDMEEQRALAASLQE